Part of the Triticum aestivum cultivar Chinese Spring chromosome 4D, IWGSC CS RefSeq v2.1, whole genome shotgun sequence genome is shown below.
tgtttttatttatttgccACATCTTTCACAAATTTTAATTTCTATTCCCTGTTAACAGAGTCATGAAGATTGCAATATCTTGAACTTTATAGTAGAATTAATCTGCTCGTATTTCTGGACTCTGATGTTTAAAGTTTTATTTTGATGTGCTTCATCCTTCTGTCATTGATGGTATGGCATATTTCTACTGCCGCACCGTACAGGTCAAGCAGATGCTCATTGCTCTTCTGAGTGAATCAGGGATGAGGTTATCAGATGAAACCATTGAGTCAATTCTTGACAAGGTATGGACATTTGAGCCCAAAACCTGAGCTGTTACTCAAGTTTTGATTAACTTAAATCCGGAGCCTTCATAAGGGTTCAGATATTGACTGGTATGGTTATTGTTGGCAGACATTTTCAGATGCTGATGTGAATCAGGATGGAAAAATAGATAGAGCAGAGTGGGAGAACTTTGTCTCACGAAATCCCTCCTTGATGAAGATAATGACTCTTCCATACCTAAAGTAAGTGTCATATATCTGCTTCTGGAGACAAGAAAAACAGAGTATATATCAAGAGGAAATAACAAGCATTGTGCAAGGAATACTATGTAAAGAATTAATTAATTATTAGGTTTCAAAACAAGAGACCTCCTTAATATCATAGAACACCACACACCAGTGAATCAAGTAGCTGATGCAATCTATGCACCGAGCATGCTGTTAAAAGTAGTTACTGACCAACAGAGCAGGATTTTTTTGCAAAACTGTTAGACTGTCACTTGGTAATGCATTGTTGACCTTAGTTCCATATGATTGCCAAAAGCAGATACTTAATTTATTAGCTGTTTATTTTTCTCTGCCTGCTTGGACAGTCAGGTCTTTGGCATACATTTAACTGCAATTTATTCAAGTTCAGTTTTAATACGTGGTTAATGAGGGAAGTTCCCTCCTCCCTCAACTGTACGTCGTTAGGCAGAAATGATGAATCCTGTGGAGGCTGCGCCTCGAACGCCGGTGGGCGAGCTCACGTGCGCCTGCTCTAGCCAACCGAGCACTGCTCAGTTCTCAGCACATTCTTATTTTAGTAGGAGTAAAGCTGTTTAAAAAAATTGTGGGGTAAAAAGAAAAGCTATTAATTTTGACTGCCCTCCTTGCATAGTCAGGTCTCTGGCATACTGATTTAACTGTAATGCCCAGGTTGAGTTGTTGATCTGTAATGAGTTGAAGAATGCAGTTGGCTAATCAATGGCTGCTTCTCATTGCAGGGACATAACGACCACATTCCCTAGCTTTGTGTTCAACTCGAAGGTCGACGACATCGTGACGTGAGCGCCATGGTTTCTGTGACATTTTACAGGGCCTGCGCTGAAGAGGGGAAGGACATGTACATCTAATAGTATATCAAGGAGAGTCATTTTTTTCTGGTTAGAGCTAAAGCAATAATGCAAAGAGGTTAAGAGGTGAGGGGAGGGTTGTAGTCTGAGAAATTGGCAAGTTGTCGCGATATGAACTGCATCCATatgctgctgctgttgtttgttGTGAAATGCAAGGTTAGTGCCAGAATGGAATTGTATCGCCTGGAAATCAATCTTTTTTGTTTCTCCAGCGGCGTGTCATGTTGATCCAAATTGTATCAATCCTGCTCCGCCCCCCTGATACGAGTTCTCATATGGCCGTTTATCGTCATGgttatgtttggtttgtgcccaaaaTGCACCTtagcaaaaaaaaaaggaaaacatgaCCAAAAAAATTGGCCTCTCTTTGGACAGTGGCTGGCCTTTCTTTGCCATTTTGCTCACTCTAGTTCAATTTTCTTGCAAACTCGTGGCCAACCAAAACTTTCATCATGGTTGCTTTTTGAGAAAAGGCCTGAATTTATTCGTCAAATAAACAAATCATATCGAATCTCCTCGATTTCTAGCTAGGTTTTCGTGGGTCCAATTTCCATAAAAGGCAAGTTGTTTACTTGTTTTTTGAACTGAAAGCAAGTTGTTCACTGCATGAGTGCAAAAGTGCGCACGCCCACCACTACAATGCCGATTTTCTTCCTCGGCTGCTTTCTGCACAGTCCTGCAATGTATTTTGTCCTAAAAGTTTACACACATGCGGGTTATGCCTCCATGCTTGCtgcattttttcagaattttttgaaatgtaaagAAATGAATTTTGTTGAACTTGATACTCCACGCACACCACTCCAAAGAATGTCTCGccgtgaaccaacctgtggttgaatgGTTGAAGGGACATTGgtatcccagcccaccagggttcaagtcctgatgctcgcattattcctggatttatttcaggatttccggcgatgcgctttcagtggaaggagacgttcccgtcgacgacgaggcacctacggtgactttgtaaatctcaagatgatatgtcggctcagtctctcgaaggtgctcatagggatatgaTGTGTgtatgtgcgttcatagggatgagtgtatgcacgtatgtatgagcgcttgcctTTGTACCGTGTTCAAAAAAAAAGTGTCTCGCCAAGACAGCACACAGGCGGCAAGTAGCAAGTTTGTTCACTGTATGTGCTAAAGCGTGCACGTCCACTACAACGCCGATTTTGTTACTGGGCCGCTTTTGGGCCGAACCCGAATCTATCCGCTCCCCACACTCTCTCTGGACTGGACGAGGGAGAATCTTCCAGCATcactcctcccccctccccccaccgtcgccgtcgccgtcggtccaaaccaaaccctagccgccggccgGCGCCAGGCCATGGACCGCAAGCGCATCAACGACGCGCTCGACAGGCACCTGCGGGCGGCCACGGAGCGGTCGTCGCCCTCCACCTCCCGCGGCGCCAAGCCcaagccgccccccgccgccgcccccaaacCCAAAGGTATCGCCCGCacacccgtcgccgtcgccgtcgctttACTTTCCCTCTCGTCATCCGGTTCTCCCTCTCCTGTGCCTTAAAATTGACGTCTTTGTGCGCGGGCGTTGGGGGGGCGGCAGAGCAGCTGGATTCGGACAGCAGCGAGGGGGGCAGCGCCGGCGGGTCCTCGGAGGCGGACGACACGTTCTGGATCAACTGGTTCTGCGCCATGAGGGGCAACGAGTTCTTCGCCGAGGTCGACGACGACTACATCCAGGACGACTTCAACCTCTGCGGCCTCAGCGCCCAGGTCCCCTACTACGACCACGCCCTCGATCTCATCCTCGACCTCGAGCCCGTCCAGGGTACCCTACCTACACCTCACCTCCTTAACTATTATTACTGTGATGATAATCACTTCTCACTCGTCGTGTTAAGCTAGTAAGTTGCTCTTATCCTCACAAGCTATGCTTCACATATGCAGGCGATGTGTTTGCCGATGACCAGAATGAGCTGATTGTCGCGTCCGCGGAGATGCTTTACGGTTTGATCCACGCCCGGTACATCTTGACCACCAAGGGCTTGGCTGCCATGGTAAGCATCTTTCTACTTCCATGGTTCGTTCGATGCGGGAACTCCTATTATATCGGCATGGTTTATGCTTTTTCGATATCAATCACAGTAGCAGCAGGTCTTGTTATACTGCACTGATCTGATCTGTTCCAAAATCTGAATGTTTCTTCAGCTGGAGAAGTTCAAGAACTGCGACTTTGGAAGGTGCCCCCGCGTGTCCTGCTCTGGTCAGCCCTGTCTTCCAATGGGGCAGTCCGATATCCCTAGGTCCAGTACCGTGAAGATATATTGTCCCAAATGCGAAGATCTCTACTACCCCAGATCGAAGCACCAAGCCAGTATCCTTTTGAACTTCTAATTTAGATATGCACCGACAGGTCTATTCATTTTCAAAACCCGTGATCTGGTGAGATTAGGAATAGTGATGTGCTGTTATTGCTGTTCTGCCTTTTCAGCATCATACTATGCCTTCATTAAGAACTTATGATCTTTGTTTATGAATGTCTTGCTGCCTTCTCATCAATGGAGCTGATGCACTGTAAGTAGTGGCATTTTTTTTGCTTGCCTTTTAAACATCTTGTACTTAGATAAGCACTGACAGGTCTATTCATTGCAAATATTCTGATCTGGTAGATTAGAAATAGTGATGTGCCGTTATTGATATTGTGCCTTTTCAACATAACACTACCCACCTTTAGTTAATAACTCTTGCTGCCTTGTCATCACTGGGGGCAGAGACATTGTAAATAGTGGTATTTACTTTGCTTGCCTTTGGCCTTTGCATCCCTGGCGCTTGTTATGGACTGCCCATTCTGTTAAAGTAGATATGAGTACTACTACTCCGtaccataatgtaagacgtttttgcaagctagtttaacttacaaaaatgtcttacattatgggacggagggagtatatttttgcaTCTGTAGTACTGATGCAAGGTGCAATTTCTTGTGTGCTGCAAACTGCAGCGCGCCTATGTTAGTCAATCTTTGTGCCCCCTTAAGTCTTCCCACAGATACAGACGGAGCATACTTTGGGACGACGTTTCCTCATATTTTCATGATGACCCACTCACAACTGAAGCCACAGAAGCCAGCACAGCAATACGTTCCCCGGATATTCGGCTTCAAAGTTCACAAGAAAACATGACGGTATCATGGTGGCGTACTGCCTTGGGCTTGTTTCGCCTAGTATGTCACCAGGAATGATGAGGACCCGCACTATAGCTGGGCATGGAAAATGCTATGGCCGATTCAAGACGACAAGACACCAATCAACTATGCCACATTCTTTCTTCTGTATGAAGGCCCGCTCTTTGGAAAAGAAATATCGAGGAGCTCTGATCAACCTCTGCCAGATTCATGCCATGTCATGTTGGGTATTCGGACGATATGATCCCGGTGAAATGGGAATTGGTTTGTGCATCTGCTCTGTTTTGACTTTGGATGCGCGTCCAGACGGGGCATATGTTGCTGAATCTGTTGTGTATCCATGTATTTCACCTTTTCATTCTGTGGTGACGAGAAATCGGACGGCTGAGACTGTTGGAGAAAGTCGTGTTTCGGAGTATTGCTGCATGTGATTCGTAGAAATTCAAGTTACATGTACAtgcatttttttttccttttcttttctaccCCCTCCGTCCTACGCTAACATAGCTtgaaaaatgatcttatattgtgggGCGGAGGGTGTACATCTTAAGCAAGACGTCACGGACAATAATGTGCGGGATCTTCATGCCCGTTTAGAGAGACCAAGGTGAGGGAATGGCTAGAACTTGAGAGAGAAGGTGACCATTGAAGCAAAGAGGGCGACAATCAAGACCGAGCAAGTTGGGCTTGTGAAGATCATCAAGGAGTCGAGGATCATGCTGGCCAACGCTAGCATCATGGACGGCAATGCCAAGGAGTGGTTCCACATAAGGAGGGAATGGTTCCCCATAATGCAAAAAGGCATCAGTGCACAACCATATTTTGAATTGCCGTGTTGTTTGACTTGTTGAGTTTTGTCCTTTAATATTATGATGAGATTCCATATTTATCAGTGCACCCGGGTTTTAGCCGACAAACCCGTGTTATCCACGGACAGACGAGGGACGACATTTGGTGAATACCGTTGGAGATGACCTGTTAACGTGCACTTCTAGAATTAGATTGTAGTCACccgcagaaaaagaaaagaattagAACTATACCACCCCCATCGTCTcgaattttttgtcatagaaattcatgtatctaaaattaaaaatacgtctagatacatttacAGTTTTGCCATCTCTTAGTCGACCGGGACCTCGTTATGTTTTAGTCGATACTTTCTTTCTTTGATTTTGCATGGAGATTCGTACAGAAaatttcttttcagtttttcttttttcctcttacATACTATATCAcgtgactgagacttggttaagtctgagtcgactgagacctagccacacccatATATTTAGTAAttcggacggaggtagtagtacacAAAAGAGGTGACCGTCAACACTGGAAAACATTTACATTATCCTTGCTCCGGGCAGTGCAGCGTGTATTATTAGACGTTGGATCGAGAAGAGGCGAGAAGCAAGAAACCAACAAATTGTGTGGTGATAAAAGGAAGAGAAGGCTTCAAGCGACGGCCAGATAAGAAGCAAGCTCCTCCGTCCATTGCTCCCCCCAGCCGCGCATCATCCATCCATCCGTTCCACTGCACCATGGCGCTCATGCTCAGCCCGGCCGCGACCTTcctccccgtcgtcgccggcaagCCCACCACCGCCATGCGGAACCTCCTCTTCggcaccaccaccagcaccaccagcgGTCACCGGAGCACTCGCAAGGTGGTGGCGATGGCGGACATCCTGGGCGACTTCGGCGCGCGGGACCCGTTCCCGGAGGAGATCGCGAGCAACTTCGGGGAGAAGACGCTGGGCAACGTGGACACGCTGCACCGCATCCTCATCCCCACGCTCTCCGTGCTCTCCCTCTCCCGCGTCCCGCTCGACGCCGACCCGGCCCCGCTCTCCGAGGAGGACGCCCGCAGGCTGCTCTTCAAGGTGGTCGGCTGGCGGCTCCTCTTCCCCAGCAAGGGCGACTCCGACGTGCTCAAGCTCGAGTGCGTCTGGAAGGTCCGCGACCAGGCCTGCGGCGACGAGCTCGTCGCCAGGATCAACAAGGCGCTCGACGGCGCCGGCCACGCCCCCGCCGCGCTCCGGTTCGAGGCGCCCAACCAAGTCAGGGCCCAGCTCTACACGCCGTCCGTAGGTCAGTTACAGTAGCCTCTTCTCTCTTCTGCTCCGCCGCAATGAGCTGCTGTGGTGTGCTTCTCCATGGATGATGGATTCATCGGCGAACTGAGCTGAACTGATATGAATTGGACTGACATTTGTGCAGGCGGGCTGAGCGCCAACGACTTCATCATCGCGGCGAGGATCGACCAGATCAAGACCAAAGATCTCCTCCCAAAGAAGAGGGTCTGGGCATGCTAATGGCCGCAGATTCCCCTCTTCTTGCTCCTCTTTGCATACACACACACAGTTTTGTTTCATGGAAAGCCAATGGATCCATGTTTGTAGCTCTACTGCTAgtgtttgatgatgatgatggcgtcgCCATTTTGTCCAATCAAATGATTTCTCAACTTGTTGGGTTCTTCCGAATGCGAGGCACGATTACAACAACACTTACAGCTACAAAAATTGTCAAGAAACGAGTTCACCGTCATGCCAATAGCTATTTAGATGCTACTGTACTCAACTGTACTCGCTGAAGAAAGGAAGAGATCACTTGATAAGGTTGGTGATGGCGCCGGCTATGATGGCGATCTGGATGCAGTCGACGGTGTGCAGGGCCAGCGGCTGAGGCAGGGTCACGCCGGCGGCCGCGAACGCGGCGTTGCACAGCTGCGTCTGCGCCAGGGCCTCGTCGAGCCTCTGCTTGGCCGCGGGGTAGGCGTGGTTGTTGATCTGGTCGTGCGCGCCCGCGAAGCACATGCCCACGTCCTTGTAGAGCGTGCCGCACTTGGCGAGCGCGGGTTTCATGCGCACGTTGGGGTCGGCGGCCTCCTGGGCCTTGATGTCGGCGGCGGCGAGGTTGGCGTTGTCGACGCCGACGAGCGAGGCCACCTTGGCCAGGCCCCAGGCGTCCGCCGCCTCGAGGCTGCCGCGGTGGCTGCCGAGCTTCGACATGCACAGGTCCACGTTGACGCGCACGTCGCTGGCCGCGGCCGCCTTGCATGTGTCCGCCACCGCCGCGTCGACGGTGCGGGCGCCCATGATCAAGGCCAGCGccgccagcacgacggcgagggccgtcgtcatcgtcgtcgctgtCTTCATTGATTCGAAAGTCTTCTTGTTTGCCAAAAATAACTTGTTAAAATTATGAGGGAAGCAAACTAAGCTAAATAAGGATGAGACTGGCATGGCAGAGCGGAGGGGAGCCATTGTCGGAGGCTTCTGCCCTGCCTGCCGATGCCCATGGCTTCTTAGTATCCAATCCCCATTTTTGGACTAATTCATTTATCAACCACTGGGCTATGTATAGACTCAGAAGCTCAAGAACTTTCTTGCTAAAAAATCACAGTATACTTACAAGACAAATATTTCTTTAACAGAATTTGGCGAGCAAGCACTGTAAGAAGAACAGCACCACTGCACTATCAGCTATCATAGTCACAGAAAAATCGTCGCAACGGTGGGGAATGGAGCTGAATTGATGCGAGCTGGTCGTCAGTGATCACCAAACATGAGGTTGTTGATGTGATGGATGCTGATGTCCGAAATGGGCTCGATCGGCCTctccgcttcttcttcctcctcatcttcttgCGCCGTTGCGGCATCAACcggcacggtggcggcggcggggcgttcgCGGCTGTACTCgtctggatggatggatggatgtaaaTGATCAATAAGCAACAACAAATGGATGCAAGATGAGCAAATTAACCAGCAAATTGAGCGCATCAATCAATGTCGCCATAGAAAATGGTTACCGAagatggtggagaaggaggtgggGGCAGGGGTGGCGACGAAGTTGGAGCCGAGGTAGGCGAGGAGGGAGAGCGCGAGGGCGACCATGGCGAGCGACGGCACGGCCAGCGCCCAGTACTTGGTGGGGTAGTAGGTGATGCCGAGCGAGCGGAGCGCCGGCTCCGGCGTGTAGGCCCACGCCAGGTACACCGCCGTCGCGATCACCACGGTGATGGACCCCACGAAGCCGTACACCTCCGACGGCTTGGGCCCCGCCGCCGGCTCCCTCCCCCGCTTCGGGTTCCGCTGCCGCTCCCGCTCGGGGCGACCGAACTGCGGCCGCCGGCTCCGCAGCAGGCTCACCGTCTGCCGCGGGCTCCGCACCACCAGCGACGCCGCCGCCGACGGATCCATCCGATCTGCTCCGCCCCGCTCCCTTCCCTTCCGTCGAGATGCAGAGCAGGCGAGAGGGAGACGGGCTATTTGGGCTGTGCGGTGGGCTTGATCTCGAGCGGGCCTCAGCTCAGATGGGCCCTTAACCGGCCAGCCAAGGAAGAAAAAGGCcggaggagaaggagagggcgcAGCGGAGGAGCATGGCGAGGCGGCAGGGGAGGAGCAGGCCGGAGCCGCGGTTGTCGCTGGCCGAGCCGCCGCCGGGCCTCTTCCCCGCCGGCGCGCAGGACCTCCTCCGCCTGCTCGCCGTGCTCGCCAtcgcggccgccgtcgccgccgcctgcagCGTCCTCAACCGCCGCCCCGCCCCCTTCTGCGACTCCGACGACCCCTACGGTGCGTCGTCGATCCCCCCTTGCTCAAGCTCAGAATTCCCCCTTGCTTGATTCAATTCGACGGCAGAAGTTCAACTACTTACCATGAGAAGCAAATCCCTACCTTGTTAATCCTGTGCTGTGTTTGCTTGAGCAGATTCGTGCGAGCCCTGCCCGGAGAACGGCcggtgcgtcgacggcgagctgcGGTGCGTCGAGGGGTTCAAGAAGCGCGGCAGGGTGTGCGTGGAGGACGGCCTGCTCACCCACACCGCCAACAAGATCGTACTGCCCTGCTGACCTGACCTGACCCCATTTTTCTTGCCTACATCCACATGATTATCCACATTATTAACCTCTGCACAACCTACTTGCAGTCAGAGTTGCTCCAGCACAGGATCTGCGACGAGCATGCCCACGCTTTATGCGGCCAAGGCGGCAAGATCTTGGTAATTGCTTCTTGTCACAAGTACTACTATACTGAGATGGATGCAGCACTTGTTGAATACACTGATAGCCCTCATCATCTAGTAATTATTCTGTTATCTCACTGTCAGTTCCAACAACATGACATCTCAAGTATGGCTGACGAGCTGTTATCCAAGGATGCTGCCCGCCTAAGCGACGATGGAATCAAGGTCGTAAAAGAGAGGGTGCTGCAGAGCGCACATGGCTTCTTGGAGACAACGTCGACTTATGACAAGTATGCGTCATCACAACCTCTTTTACCCTCAATGCGGTACATGTCATTAGATTCCTTGACAGATGTCGGGAAATCCCTCTAAATTTCTTCCATTTAGAGTCCAAGCGTTTAAATGTCCAGAGCTGGCCGCGGAGCTTCATAGGCCCCTGTCTTGTCAAGCTCGTCAATGGGTCTCTAGCAATATCGTCTTCGTGATGACCTTCTGTGTCCTGGTATGCTTCTAACCTTACTATCTAAGACATCCATCTAATCAACGCAGCTCaaatgatgataaaaccttagtCTGCAGGACTGCTCAAGATTCTATGGAGCATTTACCAGAGACGGGCATTGTCAAAGAGAGCCGAGCAAATATATGAGCAGGTGTGATTTTCCTACTCTGCTGTTTCATTCCTTCAGGTGTTTATTATATGAAGTATCATTTATTCCAGATGTCTGCATTACAATGATGCAA
Proteins encoded:
- the LOC123099180 gene encoding putative casein kinase II subunit beta-4, translated to MDRKRINDALDRHLRAATERSSPSTSRGAKPKPPPAAAPKPKEQLDSDSSEGGSAGGSSEADDTFWINWFCAMRGNEFFAEVDDDYIQDDFNLCGLSAQVPYYDHALDLILDLEPVQGDVFADDQNELIVASAEMLYGLIHARYILTTKGLAAMLEKFKNCDFGRCPRVSCSGQPCLPMGQSDIPRSSTVKIYCPKCEDLYYPRSKHQANTDGAYFGTTFPHIFMMTHSQLKPQKPAQQYVPRIFGFKVHKKT
- the LOC123099184 gene encoding probable pterin-4-alpha-carbinolamine dehydratase, chloroplastic — translated: MALMLSPAATFLPVVAGKPTTAMRNLLFGTTTSTTSGHRSTRKVVAMADILGDFGARDPFPEEIASNFGEKTLGNVDTLHRILIPTLSVLSLSRVPLDADPAPLSEEDARRLLFKVVGWRLLFPSKGDSDVLKLECVWKVRDQACGDELVARINKALDGAGHAPAALRFEAPNQVRAQLYTPSVGGLSANDFIIAARIDQIKTKDLLPKKRVWAC
- the LOC123097206 gene encoding pectinesterase inhibitor 12, which translates into the protein MAPLRSAMPVSSLFSLVCFPHNFNKLFLANKKTFESMKTATTMTTALAVVLAALALIMGARTVDAAVADTCKAAAASDVRVNVDLCMSKLGSHRGSLEAADAWGLAKVASLVGVDNANLAAADIKAQEAADPNVRMKPALAKCGTLYKDVGMCFAGAHDQINNHAYPAAKQRLDEALAQTQLCNAAFAAAGVTLPQPLALHTVDCIQIAIIAGAITNLIK
- the LOC123099185 gene encoding phosphatidylinositol N-acetylglucosaminyltransferase subunit P, with protein sequence MDPSAAASLVVRSPRQTVSLLRSRRPQFGRPERERQRNPKRGREPAAGPKPSEVYGFVGSITVVIATAVYLAWAYTPEPALRSLGITYYPTKYWALAVPSLAMVALALSLLAYLGSNFVATPAPTSFSTIFDEYSRERPAAATVPVDAATAQEDEEEEEAERPIEPISDISIHHINNLMFGDH
- the LOC123099183 gene encoding uncharacterized protein: MARRQGRSRPEPRLSLAEPPPGLFPAGAQDLLRLLAVLAIAAAVAAACSVLNRRPAPFCDSDDPYDSCEPCPENGRCVDGELRCVEGFKKRGRVCVEDGLLTHTANKISELLQHRICDEHAHALCGQGGKILFQQHDISSMADELLSKDAARLSDDGIKVVKERVLQSAHGFLETTSTYDKVQAFKCPELAAELHRPLSCQARQWVSSNIVFVMTFCVLSAGLLKILWSIYQRRALSKRAEQIYEQVCEILEDNAVSAKAGNSECEPWVVTSWLRDHLLSTRERRNTLLWKKVEELLLEDSRIDQYPKVIKGEAKVVLEWQASGSLSGKIKKLQGAAGKTRSGSVGAIKLAEEICGSSISSSRDKELCSSTSKEATNPFM